One window of Candidatus Poribacteria bacterium genomic DNA carries:
- a CDS encoding PD-(D/E)XK nuclease family protein: MQLRSLPKLRSITKLSPTLFATLKQCPLRVGLRQAKAQQTTRSSKAALLGTIAHRVLEKASTMHRNSDNLQTQAKATWDKTVDEVKKELQASPFDRCLLPITRWKKYYLLRARTIRRCEEIALNHGISETQVIASERKFESVRYGFTGKPDLILRRANGLVIIDYKSGELPNDPENREEKIELWQQQILFYAAIIKETSGELPVKGEIRLLNNEVIHIPINLQKVKTLSEEAQALKENYNTKVEMGVAYSELAQYSVDGCAFCEFKGACNTFWKENPQPIPGTDEYGCLSGRVLKVTTGKSKNRSIVIRYRKLDGSSQEWQILNLSVEQFGDLEELKQGAFVRLIDFKIESGDSYRAKPTQTSIIWEVPGSF, encoded by the coding sequence ATGCAACTTCGATCCCTTCCAAAACTCCGATCAATCACCAAACTCTCCCCTACACTGTTTGCAACTTTAAAACAGTGTCCATTACGCGTAGGACTCCGACAAGCAAAAGCACAGCAAACGACCAGAAGTTCAAAGGCAGCATTGTTAGGCACAATCGCTCACCGAGTTTTAGAAAAAGCGAGTACGATGCATAGGAATAGTGATAATCTACAAACGCAAGCAAAAGCAACGTGGGATAAGACTGTGGATGAAGTGAAGAAAGAATTGCAGGCTTCACCTTTTGATAGGTGTTTGTTGCCAATCACAAGGTGGAAAAAATACTATTTGCTGCGAGCACGCACTATTCGCCGATGTGAGGAAATTGCATTAAATCATGGCATATCTGAAACACAGGTTATCGCAAGTGAACGTAAATTTGAAAGTGTTAGGTATGGATTCACTGGTAAACCTGATCTTATCCTCCGGCGAGCAAATGGTCTTGTGATTATTGACTACAAAAGTGGCGAGCTACCTAATGATCCGGAAAACAGGGAAGAGAAGATTGAATTATGGCAACAACAGATTTTATTTTATGCAGCGATAATCAAGGAGACATCTGGAGAATTGCCGGTAAAAGGAGAAATCAGGCTGTTAAATAATGAGGTAATCCATATCCCAATTAATCTTCAAAAAGTGAAAACCCTTTCGGAAGAGGCTCAGGCGTTAAAGGAAAATTACAACACGAAAGTTGAGATGGGAGTGGCATATTCAGAATTGGCACAGTATTCTGTGGATGGTTGTGCCTTCTGTGAATTTAAAGGGGCTTGCAACACATTCTGGAAAGAGAATCCACAACCAATTCCTGGAACTGACGAATACGGATGTTTGAGTGGTCGAGTTTTAAAGGTTACAACTGGTAAAAGCAAAAACCGTTCCATAGTGATCAGATATCGGAAACTGGATGGAAGTTCGCAGGAGTGGCAGATTTTAAATCTATCAGTTGAGCAATTTGGAGATTTAGAAGAATTAAAGCAAGGGGCTTTCGTTCGATTGATTGACTTCAAAATAGAGTCTGGTGACTCCTATCGGGCAAAACCGACTCAGACTTCAATAATTTGGGAAGTTCCCGGGAGTTTCTGA
- a CDS encoding DEAD/DEAH box helicase — MSDPFETYELLCDSYIRYIQTIMGFNSEKLEEERDKLLREKGLLFQEPRFEPILPYPSSDQTLSELCNNLQLPTELGAFLAAGGKDGLAPIHRPLYKHQAEAIETSVIEGKDVVVTTGTGSGKTECFLLPIFSYLIKESMGWGSYGERNPEHPWWTTRERLRGARVPQRQGENRPVAVRALILYPLNALVEDQLMRLRRACDSDEARDWLKLNRGDNRFYFGRYTSLTPVPGEEKNTTIRRLQSQLEKLQRQAEKAKETEETRYFFPSTDHDAAEMWSRWDMQEHPPDILITNYSMLNIMLTRDLEQSIFEKTKEWLEEPDSVFHLVVDELHSYRGTAGSEVAYLLRTLFNRLGLDPDSSKLRVIASSASLEGGEGREYLRQFFARGKDFAIIREPRQCDKTTELEECLTYAEQFETFNENGECNNRGEYSQLSEISNDIIKSAVAQLCNRDGKLHALTVEEMCQTAHKITSECISANAIRGLIRYLIQQEDPETGRALLPLRVHYFFKNFEGLWACSNPNCRDANNEIPIGKLFASRRVLCDKCGSRVLELLTCETCGDIFLGGYKQKISEDAQGWYISGDYQDLSGLPEKGIRDRNYNTYAIFWQKINRPVERDSWRKNDVKRGWAPAAFSPSDGTLIPDSSSDSNGYYYKIDNPEDWCSEIPKFCPNCGDSREYKSEKIIVNGKEQAYSTLRTSRTGLQKIIQIFTQTLQMTVKEQSERKTIIFSDSRQDAAKYAVGIQWSHYQDTIRLIALETMKRQAEDKDLAIIRNLQNPRRMFREALRCLHERFPDQQELLYSIEDAFYDQEPLTSNQEDLLTALGTNYPFTALQNDCFDTLINLGMNPGGYGNRVETSQVAGRLGTPIRHNWESVFNWDEDAVSRRPRHLLENHQNQLAENIDAELKRMITEQLLFARRDMGLEGLGLAWCEPYIDSDRWQIDGIDVSEMMSAVVRILGERRYTKIYYPYTDQMETPAFLRDYISKSAERIGYPGDEVIRVIEAQQESSGSFENSLILVEKLNLRLPQSDTIFQCPQCRRKHLYKAGGICTNTQCLERLVEIDREEDPFREFGNYYANQANSDVQPHRFHCEELTAQTDSEERPKRQRWFQGVILDNENLRTDEIDLLSVTTTMEAGVDIGALSIVMMGNFPPQRFNYQQRVGRAGRRGDPIAYSLTLCRLRTHDDHYFSHTSEITNTPTPSPYLDLRSSDIIRRVLAKEVLFHVFPKSEIETPNERNVHGEFGKVADWVANRKKLSEWIKTQQGQLQQIVQMLILQTESNLQNGTEDLIDWVTNKLETNINECVKNHKHKGDDLSQVLAESGLLPMFGFPTGVRLLYHETPRNSNWPPTSGVVDRDIELAISQFAPGSETIKDKRIHTSIGLVSYKREQGRIVSDSGIASQKIIGFCDDCKAIFEEASENDSYCEICGSEKYKPIRGIEPKGFLTNFRPDDAHESFNWTPRSTYSRLPSDTLTDLKQEHNFLWETAEKLKLLSINTNNDRLFTLQKKRNSAALVSAAVCRELANKNDSYSFNETSDLEEYKQESALYAAKTTDVLLIEIDELPVGILPNQMGEYWRAALYSFGFLFRQFVASRLDVSPEELRIEIRPIPVEKDGIYKQQVFIADALANGAGYCRHLGEDTNGELRLLIFLRDMLNPNDTFAKGLIAHGDDCDSSCYNKGCMRDYSNMPYHPFLDWRLGLDVAELCLNENYQMDLRKDYWFPLVDLVEKNLIELRPSLERKDYNGVPVFEDRTQRRAFILHHPLASTGDWAGEHIASVIVDLEDAGFKVGYINIFDAIRRVSVVMNTLNQTG, encoded by the coding sequence ATGTCAGATCCCTTTGAAACTTATGAACTGCTTTGTGACTCTTATATCCGCTACATACAAACAATTATGGGATTCAATAGTGAGAAATTAGAGGAAGAGAGAGATAAGTTATTGCGCGAAAAAGGCTTACTGTTTCAAGAACCTCGTTTTGAGCCGATACTTCCGTATCCATCTTCAGACCAAACTTTATCAGAGTTGTGTAACAACCTACAACTACCTACCGAACTCGGTGCGTTTCTTGCAGCGGGAGGTAAAGACGGACTCGCACCAATACATCGTCCACTCTACAAGCATCAAGCAGAAGCCATTGAAACATCAGTTATTGAGGGTAAGGATGTCGTTGTCACAACTGGTACGGGTTCTGGAAAAACAGAATGCTTTTTGTTGCCAATTTTCAGTTATCTCATCAAGGAATCTATGGGTTGGGGTAGTTATGGTGAACGGAACCCAGAACATCCGTGGTGGACAACTCGTGAACGTTTGAGAGGCGCGCGTGTTCCGCAGCGTCAGGGTGAAAATCGCCCAGTTGCTGTCCGCGCGTTAATTTTGTATCCACTTAATGCGCTTGTTGAAGATCAACTCATGCGACTCCGGCGCGCTTGTGATAGCGATGAAGCGCGAGATTGGTTAAAACTTAATAGAGGTGATAACCGCTTCTACTTTGGGCGATATACCAGTTTAACTCCAGTACCAGGGGAGGAAAAGAATACAACCATTAGACGGCTCCAATCCCAACTTGAAAAACTACAGAGACAAGCCGAAAAAGCTAAAGAAACTGAGGAAACACGTTATTTCTTTCCGTCCACTGATCATGATGCTGCTGAGATGTGGTCGCGTTGGGATATGCAAGAACATCCACCTGATATTCTCATCACAAACTATTCTATGCTGAACATCATGCTCACCCGCGATTTGGAACAATCAATCTTTGAAAAAACCAAGGAATGGCTGGAGGAACCTGATAGTGTTTTCCATCTCGTTGTTGATGAATTGCATTCCTATCGCGGCACAGCGGGTTCAGAAGTAGCTTACTTGCTTCGGACACTGTTTAACCGTCTTGGTCTTGATCCTGATTCCTCTAAGTTACGTGTCATTGCATCAAGTGCATCCCTTGAAGGCGGCGAGGGGCGCGAATACCTTCGCCAATTTTTCGCACGAGGCAAAGACTTCGCAATTATCAGGGAACCCCGACAATGTGATAAAACTACTGAACTTGAGGAATGTCTCACATACGCAGAACAGTTTGAAACTTTTAATGAAAATGGTGAATGTAATAATAGGGGTGAGTACTCTCAATTAAGCGAAATTTCAAATGATATTATCAAATCTGCCGTAGCACAACTTTGCAACCGGGATGGGAAACTACATGCGTTAACAGTTGAAGAGATGTGCCAAACCGCACATAAGATCACCTCAGAATGTATTTCCGCAAATGCTATCCGTGGGCTAATTCGCTATCTAATCCAACAGGAAGATCCTGAGACAGGAAGAGCACTGTTGCCGCTTCGCGTGCATTATTTTTTTAAAAACTTTGAAGGATTATGGGCATGTAGTAATCCAAATTGCCGAGATGCGAACAACGAAATTCCTATCGGAAAATTATTCGCAAGCCGGCGTGTTTTATGTGATAAGTGTGGATCACGCGTGCTAGAATTGTTAACCTGTGAAACGTGTGGGGATATTTTCCTTGGAGGCTACAAGCAAAAAATATCAGAAGATGCTCAAGGTTGGTATATCAGCGGCGACTATCAAGACTTATCCGGTTTACCTGAAAAAGGGATTAGGGATCGGAATTACAATACCTATGCTATTTTTTGGCAGAAGATAAACCGCCCAGTTGAAAGAGATAGTTGGAGAAAAAATGATGTTAAGAGAGGGTGGGCGCCTGCCGCGTTTTCACCTTCTGACGGAACACTAATTCCAGATTCCTCATCTGATTCCAATGGTTATTACTATAAAATTGACAATCCAGAGGACTGGTGCTCAGAAATTCCAAAGTTTTGTCCCAATTGTGGTGATTCACGGGAATACAAATCAGAAAAAATTATCGTTAATGGTAAAGAACAAGCATATTCAACACTCCGAACCAGTAGGACGGGTTTACAAAAAATAATTCAAATTTTCACCCAAACCTTGCAAATGACTGTCAAAGAACAATCAGAGCGGAAAACCATTATCTTTTCTGATAGTCGGCAGGATGCAGCGAAATATGCTGTTGGAATTCAGTGGTCCCACTATCAGGATACGATTAGACTTATTGCCCTTGAAACAATGAAAAGGCAGGCGGAGGATAAGGATCTGGCAATCATTCGCAATCTTCAAAATCCACGCAGGATGTTTAGAGAAGCACTTCGCTGTCTCCACGAGAGATTTCCCGATCAACAAGAATTGCTATACTCAATTGAAGATGCTTTTTATGACCAAGAACCCTTGACATCCAACCAAGAGGACCTACTTACTGCTCTTGGGACCAACTATCCATTCACAGCTCTTCAGAATGACTGCTTTGATACTCTTATTAATCTCGGTATGAACCCTGGAGGTTACGGCAACAGAGTAGAAACCTCTCAGGTGGCCGGTAGACTGGGAACACCAATTAGGCATAATTGGGAATCGGTGTTCAATTGGGATGAAGATGCTGTATCAAGACGTCCACGACATTTACTGGAAAATCATCAAAACCAACTTGCGGAAAATATTGATGCTGAATTAAAAAGAATGATAACGGAACAACTCTTGTTCGCGCGAAGAGATATGGGATTGGAAGGGCTTGGACTCGCTTGGTGTGAACCGTATATTGATTCAGATAGATGGCAAATTGACGGAATTGATGTGTCTGAAATGATGTCCGCGGTTGTCCGGATCCTTGGTGAACGAAGATATACAAAGATTTATTATCCCTATACCGATCAAATGGAAACGCCAGCTTTTCTCCGAGATTACATCAGTAAATCGGCAGAACGAATTGGATATCCTGGTGATGAAGTTATCAGAGTAATTGAAGCACAGCAAGAGTCATCAGGGAGCTTTGAAAATAGTCTTATCCTTGTCGAAAAGCTCAATCTCCGACTTCCACAAAGTGATACGATCTTTCAATGTCCTCAATGTAGGCGCAAGCATCTTTACAAGGCGGGTGGGATTTGCACAAATACACAATGCTTAGAACGATTGGTAGAAATTGATAGAGAGGAAGATCCATTTAGAGAATTTGGCAATTATTACGCCAATCAAGCCAATTCAGATGTTCAGCCACACCGCTTCCATTGTGAAGAATTAACCGCACAGACAGATTCGGAGGAACGTCCGAAACGACAACGATGGTTCCAAGGAGTCATCCTTGACAATGAGAACCTCCGAACAGATGAAATAGATCTTCTTAGCGTGACAACGACAATGGAAGCCGGGGTCGATATCGGGGCACTATCTATAGTTATGATGGGTAATTTTCCCCCTCAACGTTTCAACTATCAACAGCGCGTGGGACGTGCGGGACGGCGCGGAGACCCAATAGCATACTCACTGACACTTTGCCGCCTGAGGACCCATGATGACCACTATTTTTCGCACACAAGTGAAATTACGAATACCCCAACGCCCTCACCATATCTGGATCTTCGGAGTTCGGATATTATCAGACGAGTATTGGCGAAGGAAGTTTTATTCCACGTGTTTCCAAAGTCCGAGATAGAAACCCCAAATGAAAGAAACGTCCACGGTGAGTTTGGAAAAGTCGCCGATTGGGTTGCTAATCGGAAGAAATTATCTGAATGGATCAAGACTCAACAAGGGCAGCTTCAACAAATCGTGCAGATGCTTATCCTGCAAACAGAATCAAATCTTCAAAATGGAACAGAAGATCTGATAGACTGGGTTACCAACAAACTCGAAACCAATATTAACGAGTGCGTCAAAAATCACAAACATAAAGGAGATGATTTAAGCCAAGTTCTTGCAGAATCAGGTTTACTACCAATGTTTGGATTCCCGACAGGTGTGCGTTTATTGTATCATGAAACGCCTCGTAATTCCAATTGGCCTCCAACATCAGGGGTTGTTGACCGGGACATTGAACTCGCTATTAGCCAATTTGCCCCAGGATCAGAAACTATAAAGGATAAGCGCATCCATACCTCAATAGGTCTTGTCTCGTACAAACGCGAACAAGGGAGAATAGTAAGCGATAGCGGTATTGCCTCTCAAAAAATAATAGGATTTTGTGATGATTGCAAAGCAATTTTTGAGGAAGCCAGTGAAAATGACAGTTACTGCGAAATTTGTGGTTCTGAAAAATACAAGCCAATTCGCGGAATTGAACCGAAGGGTTTCCTAACCAATTTTAGACCTGATGATGCCCATGAATCTTTCAATTGGACACCCCGTTCAACATATTCTCGCTTACCTTCGGACACACTTACAGATTTAAAACAGGAACATAATTTCTTGTGGGAAACAGCAGAAAAATTAAAGTTGCTTTCAATTAACACGAATAATGATCGGTTATTTACTCTGCAAAAAAAGCGAAACAGTGCAGCCCTTGTATCCGCTGCAGTTTGTCGTGAATTAGCCAATAAAAACGATAGTTATTCCTTTAATGAAACAAGCGATTTGGAAGAATATAAGCAAGAATCTGCACTTTACGCTGCTAAGACCACAGATGTTTTGTTAATTGAGATTGACGAGCTTCCAGTGGGTATTCTACCAAATCAGATGGGAGAATACTGGCGAGCTGCACTTTACTCCTTCGGATTCCTGTTCCGACAGTTTGTGGCAAGTAGACTGGATGTATCCCCTGAGGAGTTACGAATTGAAATTCGCCCCATACCTGTAGAAAAAGATGGAATTTATAAACAACAAGTTTTCATTGCCGATGCCTTAGCAAACGGTGCAGGTTACTGCCGTCATTTGGGTGAAGATACTAATGGTGAACTAAGGCTGCTCATATTTCTTCGTGATATGCTTAATCCCAATGATACTTTTGCAAAAGGTTTGATTGCACATGGAGATGATTGCGATTCGTCTTGTTACAACAAAGGTTGCATGCGGGACTATTCTAACATGCCTTATCACCCATTTCTCGACTGGCGGTTAGGACTTGATGTCGCAGAACTCTGTCTTAACGAAAACTATCAGATGGATCTTCGAAAAGACTATTGGTTTCCGCTCGTAGATTTGGTTGAAAAGAACCTTATAGAGTTACGTCCAAGTCTTGAGCGTAAGGATTACAATGGTGTGCCCGTCTTTGAGGATCGAACGCAACGAAGAGCATTCATTTTGCATCACCCACTTGCGTCAACTGGAGATTGGGCAGGGGAACACATCGCCTCTGTCATTGTTGATCTTGAGGACGCTGGATTTAAAGTAGGATATATTAACATTTTTGATGCTATTCGTAGGGTAAGTGTTGTAATGAATACATTGAATCAAACAGGATAA